In Shewanella sp. MR-4, the genomic stretch CAGCATTCGATCTCGGTATTGCCCGTGAATTGGTGGTGCCTGCACTCAACTTAGCCATGGTGAGCTTTGTCAGTATGATGCTGACAGCGCGCAGTTTTGCAGCAAAAAACGGTTACGATATCGATGCAGATAAAGAGTTTCGCGCCTTAGGGATCGCGAACATCGCTTCTGCCTTATCCCAAGGTTTTGCGGTCAGCGGCGCCGATTCGCGCACTGCGGTTAACGATGCTAACGGCGGTAAGAGCCAGTTGGTGTCCATCATCGCGGCGGTTTTGATTGCATTAGTCGCACTGTTTTTTACCGCACCGCTCAAATATATCCCCAGTTCTGCGCTCGGCGTTGTATTGGTGATCGCTTCGATTTCATTGATTGATCTAAAGGCGCTGTGGAACCTGCGCGTAAGAGACCGCTCCGCCTTTTTACTCGCCTGTACGACTTTGTTTTCTGTGCTGTTTATCGGGGTGATCCCTGGTATCACCTTGGCGGTATTGCTGGGCCTATTCCAGTTTTTAGCCACAGTGATGCGCCCAACCGACCAAGTGCTTGGGCTTGACCAAAAAGGGGTTATTCGCAGTGTGGATGATTCGGGTAAGGCCAAATCTGTGCCCGGCGTGTTTATTTATCGTTTCAACTCGCCGTTAACCTACTTCAACGCCACTTACTTTAAGCGCCGCTTACTGGAGAAGTTTATCCGTGAGCCTGAGCCCGTGGATTGCATTATCATCGATGCCGTCCCGTGTTTTACTCACTTAGATTTGAGTGTGATGGCCATGCTTGCGGATTTGCATCAATTATTGAAGAAGCGCGGCATACGTTTAGTGTTAGCAGGGCGTAAGCGGCAGATGCTCGGCTGGTTTGAACAGGCGGGAATGCAGTCTGGTGAGGGCGGTATTTTGATCCGACCCGATTTATATCTGGCGCTAAAAATGAACCAAAGCTACAAGCAAGCGTTAGCCGAAGGCCAGGCGCCGGTGATCAAAAAAGCGCCCGAGGATGATGTGCTACTACACAGTCATTTGTAATTACGTATTTTGGCTTCGAGTGTCCCGTCCTAAGATAGGTTGACAGTTTTTAGGCCAGCTCCAGTAGCTGGCCTTTTCTATTGTGCACCTGATTAGGGGTTGCCATATTCAAACTCAGATGCGGTCTCATATCGTTGTATATTGCTATCGATTCTCTAACAAGTATCTTCAGCTCCGCAAATGTCCTACATCGGTGCAGTAAAAACTCCTGCTTCAGTATGCCATTCACTCTTTCTGCTAATGCATTTTGGTAGCAATCATAACCATCCGTCATTGATGGCTGGATTTGGCTCGCCTGAAGCGCATTCTGATAAACTGCTGAGCAGTATTGTAAGCCTCTGTCTGAGTGATGCACTGCGTTGCCGATATAGCGTTTATCTTTTATGGCCATTTTTAACGCTTTCACCACACTCTCGGCTTTCATGTCTTTACTCACGTGATGACCGACTATCTTACGAGAACTGGCATCGGTGACCAGTGACAGGTAGTGCACACCTTGGTCTGACTCAAGATAGGTGATATCACTGACCAGTACATGCCCTGCATCATGCAGTCCTTCCTCTTTCAGCAGATTAGGATGCTTCTTCATCCAGTGTTTGCTGAACGTGGTTTTTGTGTAGCTTTTCTTCGATTTAACCAGTAAACCTTCACTTCTCAAATAGGTAAAGAACCCATCTCGCCCGAGTTTAATATCGTGCTCAACCAGCCTGGATTTTATCAACGTGTAGAGCTTACGGGCCCCTAACCTTGGCATATATTTACGCCAGTACTGGACCCAGTCTTGGATGACCGATAGCTCAGCTCTACGACTTTCCATTCGAGCAACTGCCTGATAAATACCTTGCCTCGACATACCCGCAGCACGACATGCGGCAGCGAGGTTTATTTCGCCGTTGCTTTTTGCTTGCCAGACGTACCGGATAAGTACTTTTTTCTGAGGCCTGCTCCATATTCATTGTCCATGATATCAACCATACCATTGAGGATTTTGTTACGCAGTTTCTCTTCTGCTAACTCACGTTCAAGGCGCTTGATAGTTTCGGCAGGGGTTTCTTTTGACTTAGGCATAAGGGGATGCTGAAAAGGTTTCGACCAATCGAGTCTACCATGTTTTCTAAGCCAAACGAGTACCGTTGAACGGCCTTGAATACCAAAACGGGCTTGGGCTTGTTTGTACGTCATTTCGCCTTTTTCAACACGCTCTACAACGCCTAATTTAAAGGCTAAGGTGTAATCTCGTTGTGTGCGCTTACGGCTTGAGTTAATTGATGTTGTCATAAAGAAGTCCTCTTTATGTCAACGTATTTCAGGACTAGACAGAGAGTAACGACAAAGCGCGGCATGGCCCGCGCTTTTTTATCTCTGTCATACGAGTCGAAATGGTGATTTTAGAGCCAGCAGTTATTTAAAATAACTGCTTAGTCTTTCTGTAATTTATCGAGGGGAATAAAACCGTGGTAGGCGTAGTAACCGACGGGGCCTAACAATAAACTGAGTAAACACCAAAACCATTTTTCATTGGTGCTGAGCTTGGCTTGGCTCTTAAATACTCTACGAGCGAAGAGGCAATGTAGTAGGCTTAATCCTATTAACATCGCAATGATTTTAATGTCCGTATTGTCCAAGTCCTTGGTCCTTGTCATTCATCATGATGATTTAGCACAAAATGTTAAAAATGCTTAATTTACTTTGCCTAAGTGCTACGTACTTTACGCGATTTTTTTACGGATTGCTATTGGGTATATCAAGAATAAACGTTAATTCTTATTTACTTATAGACGTTCCTAACAAGTAAATTGGCGAGTTCCCAGCTTGCCAGATCACATGTTTTTCCATTGCTTGCAAAAATATTTCGCTGCTTGTCAGCGTCGTTAACCAGTTCATCAA encodes the following:
- a CDS encoding SulP family inorganic anion transporter translates to MKFPSLVSLMPGLAQMLQYEKQWIRDDVRAGLSVAAVALPVAIAYAQLTGVNAAVGLYSCVLPMLVYALFGTSRQLIVGPDAATCAVIAAVVTPLAAGDSMKHWQLVMTMTAMTGFWCLIASRFRLGVLADFLSKPILMGLLNGVAITIIVGQFSKIFGFTFDERYLIERLTGAPSYLTKTHWPTLLMGVVTLATYALVKRYRPLWPASMCAMAMAAFLVWAFNLTSFDINVVGEVSAGLPSFQAPAFDLGIARELVVPALNLAMVSFVSMMLTARSFAAKNGYDIDADKEFRALGIANIASALSQGFAVSGADSRTAVNDANGGKSQLVSIIAAVLIALVALFFTAPLKYIPSSALGVVLVIASISLIDLKALWNLRVRDRSAFLLACTTLFSVLFIGVIPGITLAVLLGLFQFLATVMRPTDQVLGLDQKGVIRSVDDSGKAKSVPGVFIYRFNSPLTYFNATYFKRRLLEKFIREPEPVDCIIIDAVPCFTHLDLSVMAMLADLHQLLKKRGIRLVLAGRKRQMLGWFEQAGMQSGEGGILIRPDLYLALKMNQSYKQALAEGQAPVIKKAPEDDVLLHSHL
- a CDS encoding IS3-like element ISShes2 family transposase (programmed frameshift) — protein: MTTSINSSRKRTQRDYTLAFKLGVVERVEKGEMTYKQAQARFGIQGRSTVLVWLRKHGRLDWSKPFQHPLMPKSKETPAETIKRLERELAEEKLRNKILNGMVDIMDNEYGAGLRKKLLIRYVWQAKSNGEINLAAACRAAGMSRQGIYQAVARMESRRAELSVIQDWVQYWRKYMPRLGARKLYTLIKSRLVEHDIKLGRDGFFTYLRSEGLLVKSKKSYTKTTFSKHWMKKHPNLLKEEGLHDAGHVLVSDITYLESDQGVHYLSLVTDASSRKIVGHHVSKDMKAESVVKALKMAIKDKRYIGNAVHHSDRGLQYCSAVYQNALQASQIQPSMTDGYDCYQNALAERVNGILKQEFLLHRCRTFAELKILVRESIAIYNDMRPHLSLNMATPNQVHNRKGQLLELA